A DNA window from Brassica napus cultivar Da-Ae chromosome A4, Da-Ae, whole genome shotgun sequence contains the following coding sequences:
- the LOC106445119 gene encoding cysteine protease ATG4b isoform X1: MKAMCDSFLPSKCSSSSTADEKRDKSTLNGWTVIVNTASSMASGAIRRFQDRVLGPSRTGIPSTTSEIWLLGVCYKISEAESLGEADAFRQDFSSLILITYRRGFEPIGETTYTSDVGWGCMLRSGQMLFAQALLFQRLGRSWRKKESEPSEEEYFEILELFGDSEASAFSIHNLILAGESYGLAAGSWVGPYAVCRSWESLARKKREETGVAMAVHIVSGSEDGERGGAPILCIEDVAKACLEYTERETEWTSVLLLVPLVLGLDKVNPRYIPSLIATFSFPQSLGILGGKPGASTYIVGVQEDKGFYLDPHDVQQVVTVNKETKDVDTSSYHCNTLRYVPLESLDPSLALGFYCRDKDDFDDFCIRATKLAGDANGAPLFTVTQSHRGGERGIAETSSVASSTEISGEEHEDDWQLL; encoded by the exons ATGAAGGCTATGTGTGATAGTTTTCTTCCTTCAAAATGTTCTTCATCATCAACCGCAGATGAGAAACGTGATAAATCCACACTTAACGGTTGGACAGTAATTGTAAACACAGCGTCTTCTATGGCTAGTGGCGCGATTAGGAGGTTTCAAGATCGTGTTTTAGGGCCGAGTAGGACCGGCATTCCCAGCACTACAAGTGAGATATGGCTACTGGGTGTCTGTTATAAAATCTCAGAAGCTGAATCTTTAGGAGAAGCAGATGCATTCAGACAAGACTTTTCGTCCTTGATATTAATAACATATCGTAGAG gttTTGAGCCTATTGGAGAGACAACGTATACTAGTGATGTTGGATGGGGTTGTATGCTTCGAAGCGGACAAATGCTCTTTGCGCAG GCATTGCTATTTCAAAGGCTGGGAAGGTCTTGGAGGAAAAAGGAATCTGAG CCGTCTGAAGAGGAATACTTTGAGATCTTGGAACTTTTTGGTGATTCTGAGGCTTCGGCGTTCTCCATTCACAATCTTATACTAGCCGGAGAATCTTATGGCTTGGCTGCTGGGTCATGGGTTGGACCATATGCTGTTTGTCGATCATGGGAATCATTAGCTcggaagaaaagagaagaaactgGTGTTGCCATGGCTGTTCATATCGTTTCTGGCAGCGAAGATGGGGAGAGAGGTGGAGCTCCAATTCTCTGTATAGAAGATGTTGCTAAAGCTTGTTTGGAGTATACAGAACGAGAAACTGAGTGGACTTCAGTTCTTCTCTTGGTCCCACTGGTTCTTGGACTTGACAAAGTCAACCCAAG GTACATTCCATCTCTGATAGCCACTTTCAGTTTCCCTCAAAGCCTGGGGATTTTGGGTGGCAAGCCAGGTGCATCGACTTACATAGTTGGAGTTCAAGAAGACAAAGGTTTCTACCTTGATCCACACGATGTTCAACAG GTAGTGACAGTGAACAAAGAAACTAAAGATGTTGACACATCGTCTTACCATTGCAA TACTCTTCGTTATGTTCCGTTGGAGTCGCTAGACCCGTCGCTAGCTCTTGGATTCTATTGCCGGGACAAAG atgattttgatgatttttgtATACGAGCAACGAAGCTAGCAGGAGACGCCAACGGCGCTCCATTGTTCACGGTGACTCAATCTCACAGAGGTGGTGAGCGTGGGATTGCAGAAACCAGCTCTGTGGCATCATCTACAGAGATATCTGGTGAGGAGCATGAAGATGACTGGCaattactttga
- the LOC106445119 gene encoding cysteine protease ATG4b isoform X2 → MASGAIRRFQDRVLGPSRTGIPSTTSEIWLLGVCYKISEAESLGEADAFRQDFSSLILITYRRGFEPIGETTYTSDVGWGCMLRSGQMLFAQALLFQRLGRSWRKKESEPSEEEYFEILELFGDSEASAFSIHNLILAGESYGLAAGSWVGPYAVCRSWESLARKKREETGVAMAVHIVSGSEDGERGGAPILCIEDVAKACLEYTERETEWTSVLLLVPLVLGLDKVNPRYIPSLIATFSFPQSLGILGGKPGASTYIVGVQEDKGFYLDPHDVQQVVTVNKETKDVDTSSYHCNTLRYVPLESLDPSLALGFYCRDKDDFDDFCIRATKLAGDANGAPLFTVTQSHRGGERGIAETSSVASSTEISGEEHEDDWQLL, encoded by the exons ATGGCTAGTGGCGCGATTAGGAGGTTTCAAGATCGTGTTTTAGGGCCGAGTAGGACCGGCATTCCCAGCACTACAAGTGAGATATGGCTACTGGGTGTCTGTTATAAAATCTCAGAAGCTGAATCTTTAGGAGAAGCAGATGCATTCAGACAAGACTTTTCGTCCTTGATATTAATAACATATCGTAGAG gttTTGAGCCTATTGGAGAGACAACGTATACTAGTGATGTTGGATGGGGTTGTATGCTTCGAAGCGGACAAATGCTCTTTGCGCAG GCATTGCTATTTCAAAGGCTGGGAAGGTCTTGGAGGAAAAAGGAATCTGAG CCGTCTGAAGAGGAATACTTTGAGATCTTGGAACTTTTTGGTGATTCTGAGGCTTCGGCGTTCTCCATTCACAATCTTATACTAGCCGGAGAATCTTATGGCTTGGCTGCTGGGTCATGGGTTGGACCATATGCTGTTTGTCGATCATGGGAATCATTAGCTcggaagaaaagagaagaaactgGTGTTGCCATGGCTGTTCATATCGTTTCTGGCAGCGAAGATGGGGAGAGAGGTGGAGCTCCAATTCTCTGTATAGAAGATGTTGCTAAAGCTTGTTTGGAGTATACAGAACGAGAAACTGAGTGGACTTCAGTTCTTCTCTTGGTCCCACTGGTTCTTGGACTTGACAAAGTCAACCCAAG GTACATTCCATCTCTGATAGCCACTTTCAGTTTCCCTCAAAGCCTGGGGATTTTGGGTGGCAAGCCAGGTGCATCGACTTACATAGTTGGAGTTCAAGAAGACAAAGGTTTCTACCTTGATCCACACGATGTTCAACAG GTAGTGACAGTGAACAAAGAAACTAAAGATGTTGACACATCGTCTTACCATTGCAA TACTCTTCGTTATGTTCCGTTGGAGTCGCTAGACCCGTCGCTAGCTCTTGGATTCTATTGCCGGGACAAAG atgattttgatgatttttgtATACGAGCAACGAAGCTAGCAGGAGACGCCAACGGCGCTCCATTGTTCACGGTGACTCAATCTCACAGAGGTGGTGAGCGTGGGATTGCAGAAACCAGCTCTGTGGCATCATCTACAGAGATATCTGGTGAGGAGCATGAAGATGACTGGCaattactttga